The proteins below come from a single Beutenbergia cavernae DSM 12333 genomic window:
- a CDS encoding MFS transporter, which yields MSVTTASATGSLWGIREIRATFVVSFAGLTSFSLTLAALPAWAGQLGHPESVVGTITGVMLATTVVTQLLAPRLMRRFTIRSLLVVGSLLLGLPTPLYLVASGLPVLYGLSAVRGVGFALVTVVAALAIPRAAPPERRGEAIGIFGLSAAIPMMVGISGGAALTLGGSFAVVAVLGALPVLALAVVSGLPAERAGAAGSTPLRRVLRALALPALLLVVTTAAGGGLVTLLPLQRPEGSVAALALLAFGAVGMIARWRIGTVLDRFGPRLVLPVLVGCAAVGLVLLAVGLTTAGAGAVTAGAAVFGLAYGGLQTVTLDMSYRTLPAADASAASAVWNAAFDAGTAVGSALLGFVGGTAWGGDGALVASAAAVAAVGTAAAWSARSAARSTDPEGVA from the coding sequence ATGAGCGTGACGACGGCGTCGGCGACCGGCTCCCTGTGGGGCATCCGCGAGATCCGCGCGACCTTCGTCGTGAGCTTCGCCGGCCTGACGAGCTTCTCGCTCACGCTCGCGGCCCTGCCGGCCTGGGCCGGCCAGCTGGGCCACCCGGAGTCCGTCGTCGGGACGATCACGGGGGTGATGCTGGCCACGACCGTCGTGACCCAGCTCCTGGCGCCGCGTCTGATGCGCCGGTTCACGATCCGGAGCCTCCTGGTGGTCGGCTCCCTGCTGCTCGGCCTGCCCACCCCGCTCTACCTCGTCGCGAGCGGCCTGCCCGTGCTGTACGGGCTCTCCGCCGTCCGCGGCGTCGGGTTCGCCCTCGTGACGGTCGTCGCGGCGCTCGCGATCCCGCGGGCGGCCCCGCCCGAGCGACGCGGCGAGGCCATCGGGATCTTCGGCCTGTCGGCCGCCATCCCGATGATGGTCGGGATCTCCGGAGGCGCCGCCCTGACGCTCGGCGGATCGTTCGCCGTCGTCGCCGTGCTCGGCGCGCTGCCCGTCCTCGCGCTCGCCGTCGTCAGCGGGCTGCCTGCGGAGCGCGCGGGCGCCGCGGGGTCGACGCCGCTGCGCAGGGTGCTCAGGGCGCTGGCGCTCCCGGCTCTCCTCCTCGTGGTGACCACGGCCGCCGGTGGCGGGCTCGTCACGCTCCTGCCGCTGCAGCGCCCCGAGGGCTCCGTGGCCGCCCTGGCCCTGCTCGCGTTCGGCGCGGTCGGGATGATCGCCCGCTGGCGCATCGGCACGGTCCTGGACCGGTTCGGACCGCGGCTCGTGCTGCCCGTGCTGGTCGGGTGCGCGGCGGTCGGCCTCGTGCTGCTCGCCGTCGGTCTCACCACGGCCGGCGCTGGCGCGGTCACGGCGGGGGCGGCCGTGTTCGGGCTCGCCTACGGTGGACTCCAGACCGTCACCCTTGATATGAGCTACCGGACGCTCCCCGCGGCTGACGCCTCCGCCGCCAGCGCCGTCTGGAACGCCGCGTTCGACGCGGGGACCGCCGTGGGCTCGGCGCTGCTCGGGTTCGTCGGTGGCACCGCCTGGGGCGGCGACGGCGCCCTCGTGGCGAGCGCCGCCGCCGTCGCCGCCGTCGGAACCGCCGCGGCGTGGTCCGCCCGCAGCGCGGCCCGATCCACCGACCCTGAGGGAGTCGCATGA